One part of the Nymphaea colorata isolate Beijing-Zhang1983 chromosome 8, ASM883128v2, whole genome shotgun sequence genome encodes these proteins:
- the LOC116259173 gene encoding uncharacterized protein LOC116259173 isoform X1 — MSACNCQQAMLLYCGVHGMTVCGQCVRLHQNCTFLQAEDPTGIPLFSEDGSSKPIVLSELAFLSPLRVLYPSKNHICRSIPSSMEGNESDQIVTPKCSSESCNIPKITDGGMLTKVLTRANSLPVGGRSIQLLTDSGMMLLNCTSKGFKLERCSSLLPWCSSTQPIIPLYSTNGSSKSVSYDTGKDKWRTYKFYAQHDPRKIFLFFATLSSLGTMLLIYLTLTVNKISEGLSRF; from the exons ATGTCTGCTTGCAACTGCCAGCAG GCGATGCTGTTGTATTGTGGAGTTCATGGCATGACGGTGTGTGGGCAGTGTGTCCGTCTTCATCAAAACTGCACATTTCTG CAGGCTGAAGATCCGACAGGAATACCATTGTTTTCTGAGGATGGCAGTTCCAAGCCAATTGTCCTTTCTGAGTTGGCGTTCTTGAGCCCTTTAAGAGTCCTATACCCATCAAAGAATCACATTTGTCGTTCTATTCCCAGCTCTATGGAAGGGAATGAAAGCGATCAGATTGTTACTCCTAAGTGCAGCTCTGAATCTTGCAATATCCCAAAGATAACTGATGGTGGCATGCTTACT aAAGTTTTAACAAGAGCAAATTCTTTACCGGTTGGAGGGAGAAGTATTCAACTTCTAACAGATAGTGGGATGATGTTGCTGAATTGCACCTCTAAAG GATTTAAACTAGAAAGATGCAGTTCTCTACTTCCATGGTGCTCTTCCACACAACCGATAATTCCTCTATATTCAACAAATGGCAGCTCTAAGTCTGTGTCCTATGACACTGGAAAGGATAAATGGCGGACATATAAGTTCTACGCTCAGCATGATCCaaggaaaatatttttattttttgcaacaCT GTCTAGCTTAGGGACGATGTTGCTGATTTACCTGACTCTTACTGTAAATAAGATCAGTGAAGGCCTCTCTCGTTTCTAA
- the LOC116259173 gene encoding uncharacterized protein LOC116259173 isoform X3, translated as MSACNCQQAMLLYCGVHGMTVCGQCVRLHQNCTFLQAEDPTGIPLFSEDGSSKPIVLSELAFLSPLRVLYPSKNHICRSIPSSMEGNESDQIVTPKCSSESCNIPKITDGGMLTKVLTRANSLPVGGRSIQLLTDSGMMLLNCTSKGFKLERCSSLLPWCSSTQPIIPLYSTNGSSKSVSYDTGKDKWRTYKFYAQHDPRKIFLFFATLWLIPIGRKGVFLNHEDEDEKE; from the exons ATGTCTGCTTGCAACTGCCAGCAG GCGATGCTGTTGTATTGTGGAGTTCATGGCATGACGGTGTGTGGGCAGTGTGTCCGTCTTCATCAAAACTGCACATTTCTG CAGGCTGAAGATCCGACAGGAATACCATTGTTTTCTGAGGATGGCAGTTCCAAGCCAATTGTCCTTTCTGAGTTGGCGTTCTTGAGCCCTTTAAGAGTCCTATACCCATCAAAGAATCACATTTGTCGTTCTATTCCCAGCTCTATGGAAGGGAATGAAAGCGATCAGATTGTTACTCCTAAGTGCAGCTCTGAATCTTGCAATATCCCAAAGATAACTGATGGTGGCATGCTTACT aAAGTTTTAACAAGAGCAAATTCTTTACCGGTTGGAGGGAGAAGTATTCAACTTCTAACAGATAGTGGGATGATGTTGCTGAATTGCACCTCTAAAG GATTTAAACTAGAAAGATGCAGTTCTCTACTTCCATGGTGCTCTTCCACACAACCGATAATTCCTCTATATTCAACAAATGGCAGCTCTAAGTCTGTGTCCTATGACACTGGAAAGGATAAATGGCGGACATATAAGTTCTACGCTCAGCATGATCCaaggaaaatatttttattttttgcaacaCT gtggctgattcccattggaaggaaaggggtttttttaaaccatgaagatgaagatgaaaaagaatga
- the LOC116259173 gene encoding uncharacterized protein LOC116259173 isoform X4: MSACNCQQAMLLYCGVHGMTVCGQCVRLHQNCTFLQAEDPTGIPLFSEDGSSKPIVLSELAFLSPLRVLYPSKNHICRSIPSSMEGNESDQIVTPKCSSESCNIPKITDGGMLTKVLTRANSLPVGGRSIQLLTDSGMMLLNCTSKGFKLERCSSLLPWCSSTQPIIPLYSTNGSSKSVSYDTGKDKWRTYKFYAQHDPRKIFLFFATLFAQGP, encoded by the exons ATGTCTGCTTGCAACTGCCAGCAG GCGATGCTGTTGTATTGTGGAGTTCATGGCATGACGGTGTGTGGGCAGTGTGTCCGTCTTCATCAAAACTGCACATTTCTG CAGGCTGAAGATCCGACAGGAATACCATTGTTTTCTGAGGATGGCAGTTCCAAGCCAATTGTCCTTTCTGAGTTGGCGTTCTTGAGCCCTTTAAGAGTCCTATACCCATCAAAGAATCACATTTGTCGTTCTATTCCCAGCTCTATGGAAGGGAATGAAAGCGATCAGATTGTTACTCCTAAGTGCAGCTCTGAATCTTGCAATATCCCAAAGATAACTGATGGTGGCATGCTTACT aAAGTTTTAACAAGAGCAAATTCTTTACCGGTTGGAGGGAGAAGTATTCAACTTCTAACAGATAGTGGGATGATGTTGCTGAATTGCACCTCTAAAG GATTTAAACTAGAAAGATGCAGTTCTCTACTTCCATGGTGCTCTTCCACACAACCGATAATTCCTCTATATTCAACAAATGGCAGCTCTAAGTCTGTGTCCTATGACACTGGAAAGGATAAATGGCGGACATATAAGTTCTACGCTCAGCATGATCCaaggaaaatatttttattttttgcaacaCT ATTTGCCCAAGGCCCGTAA
- the LOC116259173 gene encoding uncharacterized protein LOC116259173 isoform X5 — MSACNCQQAEDPTGIPLFSEDGSSKPIVLSELAFLSPLRVLYPSKNHICRSIPSSMEGNESDQIVTPKCSSESCNIPKITDGGMLTKVLTRANSLPVGGRSIQLLTDSGMMLLNCTSKGFKLERCSSLLPWCSSTQPIIPLYSTNGSSKSVSYDTGKDKWRTYKFYAQHDPRKIFLFFATLSSLGTMLLIYLTLTVNKISEGLSRF; from the exons ATGTCTGCTTGCAACTGCCAGCAG GCTGAAGATCCGACAGGAATACCATTGTTTTCTGAGGATGGCAGTTCCAAGCCAATTGTCCTTTCTGAGTTGGCGTTCTTGAGCCCTTTAAGAGTCCTATACCCATCAAAGAATCACATTTGTCGTTCTATTCCCAGCTCTATGGAAGGGAATGAAAGCGATCAGATTGTTACTCCTAAGTGCAGCTCTGAATCTTGCAATATCCCAAAGATAACTGATGGTGGCATGCTTACT aAAGTTTTAACAAGAGCAAATTCTTTACCGGTTGGAGGGAGAAGTATTCAACTTCTAACAGATAGTGGGATGATGTTGCTGAATTGCACCTCTAAAG GATTTAAACTAGAAAGATGCAGTTCTCTACTTCCATGGTGCTCTTCCACACAACCGATAATTCCTCTATATTCAACAAATGGCAGCTCTAAGTCTGTGTCCTATGACACTGGAAAGGATAAATGGCGGACATATAAGTTCTACGCTCAGCATGATCCaaggaaaatatttttattttttgcaacaCT GTCTAGCTTAGGGACGATGTTGCTGATTTACCTGACTCTTACTGTAAATAAGATCAGTGAAGGCCTCTCTCGTTTCTAA
- the LOC116259173 gene encoding uncharacterized protein LOC116259173 isoform X2, with the protein MSACNCQQAMLLYCGVHGMTVCGQCVRLHQNCTFLAEDPTGIPLFSEDGSSKPIVLSELAFLSPLRVLYPSKNHICRSIPSSMEGNESDQIVTPKCSSESCNIPKITDGGMLTKVLTRANSLPVGGRSIQLLTDSGMMLLNCTSKGFKLERCSSLLPWCSSTQPIIPLYSTNGSSKSVSYDTGKDKWRTYKFYAQHDPRKIFLFFATLSSLGTMLLIYLTLTVNKISEGLSRF; encoded by the exons ATGTCTGCTTGCAACTGCCAGCAG GCGATGCTGTTGTATTGTGGAGTTCATGGCATGACGGTGTGTGGGCAGTGTGTCCGTCTTCATCAAAACTGCACATTTCTG GCTGAAGATCCGACAGGAATACCATTGTTTTCTGAGGATGGCAGTTCCAAGCCAATTGTCCTTTCTGAGTTGGCGTTCTTGAGCCCTTTAAGAGTCCTATACCCATCAAAGAATCACATTTGTCGTTCTATTCCCAGCTCTATGGAAGGGAATGAAAGCGATCAGATTGTTACTCCTAAGTGCAGCTCTGAATCTTGCAATATCCCAAAGATAACTGATGGTGGCATGCTTACT aAAGTTTTAACAAGAGCAAATTCTTTACCGGTTGGAGGGAGAAGTATTCAACTTCTAACAGATAGTGGGATGATGTTGCTGAATTGCACCTCTAAAG GATTTAAACTAGAAAGATGCAGTTCTCTACTTCCATGGTGCTCTTCCACACAACCGATAATTCCTCTATATTCAACAAATGGCAGCTCTAAGTCTGTGTCCTATGACACTGGAAAGGATAAATGGCGGACATATAAGTTCTACGCTCAGCATGATCCaaggaaaatatttttattttttgcaacaCT GTCTAGCTTAGGGACGATGTTGCTGATTTACCTGACTCTTACTGTAAATAAGATCAGTGAAGGCCTCTCTCGTTTCTAA